The genomic DNA TCCACCTGCACACGTTCCCGTTCCAGGTAACCCAAATCAGCGGCAACCCTGTGAAGCCCAAACGCTGGCAGGACACCGTCATTGTGCCCGGTTTCGGCATCGTGCGAATTCGCATCCGGTTCAACGACATCGTCGGAAAGTCCGTCTTCCACTGCCATATCCTCACCCACGAGGACCTTGGCATGATGGCGAACTTCAAAGTAGTGGAAAAACTCTAATGGTTCCCGTCAATCGATTTTGTTGATGTTTGTAGCGCCCGGTCTCCGTGCCGGGCGGTATTCCACTAAGCCCATTCAAGAATGCACGTGCCGCGGTAACATCCCCCTAAATCCCCCTTCAAAGGGGGACTGCGAGCTTTGCGCAGCGAAACCGTTTAGCATGGTGTTGTTCAGTAGGATTGGCGAAACGACGCCGTTTGGTTGGAATTGAGTTCCCCTTAGACGGGGGATTTAGGGGGATGTACATTTGAGGCGCATTTCCCTGCAATACGTTCACGCAATCTTGAACCGCGCGAGGCGCAGTGCATTCCCCGGACTACGTACAGCCGCGTAACCGTCCTTACCTAAAAGCGCACCAGAAAACCAGTTGCGCTGCGCCCTTCAGGTCGTTTTCGCCCTTTCGGTCCTTTGGCTTACCAATTCGGACTACCCCAAACTCACGCAGCAACCGTCTCGGTCTCCCCGCTCGTGTCCGATCCAAAATACGTCCGAATCCCCTCGGGCCCCAAGACCAGGTGGAATTGCGACGGCGCATTTTCGCCCGCGAGCAGCGAACCGAAATCAGTTACCGACTGCGCGGGATTCCCGAAGTTCCGCAGGCCCGGCGGGAACGTATCGAGGCTCGTCTCGATCATGCTCGCACTCGACGCCAACCGCGCAAACCCGTATCGCAACATCGGATGCGCCGCGAACAGCGCGTCGATCTGCGTCTTGTTTGGATGATCGTTCGCGACGGTCACGCTCCCGTCCGCGCCCAGGGTCAGGTCCAGTTCTTGCGCCGTGTCGATCAGGTTGTTCTCGAACGCACTGCCAAGCTGCTCCCGCAACTCGGAAAGTTCTGACTCGTACTGGGCAATTAGCTCCTCGATCCGCGTCTTTACCGGCCCTGCGGTGGTGGTCGTTGTGGTATCGGTCTCACCCGCCTTTTGCGCGAAGACGACCGTCGGCGCCTGTTGTGATCGGAGCTGCGCGCGCAAGAGCTGTGCGAACGCTGACTCCGGTATTTGCACAGTTTTTGGCGTGGTTTGCGCCGGCGCGGATTGCCCCTTCCCGCGAATTTCCTGGATCAATCCGCGTGCGGCGTTAAACAACTGGATGCCTTCGATGATCGGAATCGGCATGGCGCAAACCTCCTGAATTCGCAGTGGATCGAGCAAAGCCCGTGCCAGCCCTTTCCGCGGGACTCAGGCGCGACGCTCTCGCCTCGAGCCTTGACAAAATCGATAAGACCTGATTAAATAAGACTGGAATTTAATTCAGATTACGGAGATGTGACATGGCCAAGGGGTTGACCAAGCGGCAGCAGGCGATCCTGCAATTCATCATCCAGTGCATCCGTGACAACGGAATGCCACCGACAATCGCCGAAATCGGCGCAAAATTCGACATCACGTCCACAAACGGCGTGAACGACCACCTCGTAGCGCTCGAGAAAAAGGGGTACATCGAGCGCTCGTCGAAGGCGCGGTCAATCCACGTGCTCGAAAAAGCCGCGGCAGGCGTTTACCAGACCGACGTAGGCATGCTGCCCGTGCTCGGCCGCATCGCCGCGGGCGCACCCATCCTCGCCGAAGAGAACATCGAAACCCACATCCCCGTCGCGGCGTCCATGACCCGGCCCGGGGCGTTCGCGCTCAAAGTGCAGGGCGACAGTATGATCGAGGACGGCATCTTCGATGGCGATACAATCATCGTGAATCCCGAACTGCGGCCCAAAGCGGGCGACATCGTCGTCGCGCTCGTCGAAGACGACGCCACGGTAAAACGCTTCTACCGGAATGGCGATACGATCGAACTCCGCCCGTCCAACTCGACCATGCAACCCATGCACTTCCCCGCGCGCATGGTTCAAATCCAGGGCGTCGTCGTCGGCCTTCAGCGCAGCCTTTCGTAACGATGTAGGAATTCGTCGCGAGACAGCGCCGCGCTTCTTTCATCTGCGCCAGCCACACCGAGGCCCGCCGCCCCAATACGCCCTCGATGCCCACACGCAAATTCGCTGTTCTATCAATGAATGCAGGTCGTTCCTTCCCAAGCCCCCAGTCATCGCATATTTCACACTTCAAAACTGCCTGACGTTCTCACTTTTCTCTTGTACCTGCCGGTATATATTTGGTATTCTAGTGGCGCGGAAAGGACAATCGTGGCCGAAAATCGGGGGTCGGTTCCCTCGCTGTTTGGCCCGGAAAAATCTTTCTCCGGTACTGTCAGCGTTCTTGACAGGCATGTTCCTTTGTGGTTAAATGTAAGCCGCAATGTAATTTGCCAGCGGAAGAAGGGAGATGACCAAATGAAGAAGCTTTTTATCGGGGTGGTGGCTGTGATGCTCCTCGCGGGGGTTGCATCGGCCGCTGACTGTGGCCCCAAACAGTGGGATGATTTCTCATGGTGGGGGAACAGCGGCGCGACGCCCGAACCCCAGCCTGACACCGGTGCGGCGATTTGCGGCGGCGAGCCGCGTTCGTGCTACTGGTGGTGGCCGACGGAACCGGCATCGAACAGCGGCGACACGGAGCTGTGGGGTAACCGCGGCGTCGTGTATCACTGCTGGGAGAAGCCGACGCCTCCTACGCCTCCAGCGCCGACGCCTCCGCCGGCTCCAGAAACCATCCGCACCAAGCCGGTATTCAACAACGTCCTGTTCGACTTCGACAAGTCCGTGTTGAAGCCGGAAGGCAAGGCGGTCGTGGATCAAGTCGTTGCCGAAATGAAGGCGCACGAGAAGGACACGGTCGTGATCGAAGGTCACACGTGCGACATCGGCACGGACGAGTACAACATGGGCCTTGGCCAGCGCCGTGCGGACGCCGTGAAGAGCTACATGGTTGAAAACGGTATTGACGCGGGCCGCGTGTCGACCGTGAGCAAGGGCGAATCCGCCCCGGCGGTAGCGAACGACGGCGCCGCGAACCGCAAACTGAACCGTCGCGCACAGTTCGATATCACGATCGTCAACTAAGCGCGCATCGAGCCAACGATACTCCGGCCCGGCGGGCAGCACCCGCCGGGCCGGTTCTTTTTTTGCGCGCGGCAGGCTGCGGCGGGAAGAATGGGAGTGATGGGAGCAATGCGAGCGATGGGACTCCATAAGACCTGCGGGCCCCGTGCGACCGATACGATGAAACGGGCCGAGGTACACCGTCTGTGAATGCAATTCTTATATTTGCGGCGGTGATCGCCGCCGCAGCCGATAGACCGATCGTCATCCTGAACGAGGACAACAGTCATTTCTTCGGATCGCGCAAGGCGGAGGACATGACGATTGAGGGCTTGCATGCGTTTGTCGATCAATACGCGAACACGTGCGTGACGCACCTTTTCCTCAACCCGAACGCGATGCGCGCGAGCTTCGACTCGAATACGCGCGACGATATCTGGGACGTAGGGAATCAAGTGGTGCCCGCGGACATTCCGTTCGCGCGCGCGTGGGTCGACAACGCGCGGTTGCTGCACGAGCGCGGGCTCGATCCGTATGCTGTGTGGATCGCGCGGTGCCGCGAGAAATCGATTTCGCCGTGGCTCACGATGCGCATGAACGACGTGCACGACGTCGACGACACGACGAACTACATGCACAGCACGTTCTGGCTCGAGCATCCGGAATGCTGGCGCGTGCCGCACGAACCAAAAGGAAGTTGGACGGATCGCGCCCTGAACTACGCGATGCCCGCGGTGCGCGAACACAATATGGCGTTCGTTGCGGAATTGCTCGATCGCTACGATCCCGACGGCATCGAGTTGGATTGGATGCGTTTCGGGTATCACTTTCGCGCGGGCCACGAACGCGTGGGTGCAGAGGTCCTCACGCAGTTCATGCGCGATGCGCGCACGCTGACGGACGAATGGTCGAGGAAACGCGGACACAGAATTCAACTCGGCGCACGCGTGCCCGCCGATCCCGACGCGGCGATCGGTCTCGGCATGGACGGCGTGCGCTGGGCGCGCGAAGGGTTGATCGACGTGCTCGTCCCGACGCCGTTCTGGGCGACGGCGGATTTCGACATTCCGGTGGAGGAGTGGAAGAAGCGCATCGGCGACGCGGACGATCGCGTCCTGATCGCACCGGGAACGGAAGTGCTGGTGCGGGCGTACCCCGGCGGCGAGGCGGTGCTCAACGATCTTGCGTCCGTCTACGGCTTTGCGTCGGGCGCGTGGGCGCGCGGCGCAGACGCGTTGTATCTGTTCAACTACATGGACCCCGCGCCGATACTGGGCGGAGTCGAGGCGTATCGGGCACTCCTTGAAAAAGGACTCACGCCGGAGTTTGTCACGACGCGACCGCGCCGGTACGTTGCGACGTATCGCGACACCGTGCCCGAGGGCGTGTCGAACAACGCGCAGTTGCCGATCGACAGTCACGGTGAGATTCGATTCTTTATCGGCAATGTGCCGGAAGGTGGCAAGGCGATCGTTCTACTTGGCGTTACGGATCGGGACGGAGCGCCAAACCAACTTTCGATCAATGGCGTACACTGCGATTTCCTTTCCGTGGATGCTCCCCCGGAATCTATCGTGGGTGCGAACCGCGTAATGCGGTTTGCCGTACCGGAGTCGGCGGCGAAACCCGGCGTCAATGTCGTTACGGTCTCGCCGGCCCCTGTCTCGGAAGTGCGTAAGATTGTGTGGGCCGAGCTCCAAGTCGATGGCTTCCAGACGCCGTCCCGGTGACTGGCGGGAAATGCGGTTGCGACATTGAATGGATGGTTTCCTGAATAGATGGGTGGCAGTCGGACGTGTCTCGCAAACGTGGGTACGAGCTATGTCACTGAAAACGATTGAGTTAGTCGGATGAGCGCGGCGGTTGCGCGCGAGACCGCGCAGGAGTTTATGTCCCAGGTCGAGCGATACCGGGATGAATTCTACCGGTACGTGGTTCGCACGCTGTGGGATTCGAACATGGCTGACGACGTCTTCCAGTCGGCCGTGCTTTCGGCGCTGGAGAACTACCATAAGTTTACTCCCGGCACGAACTTCCGCGCCTGGGTCTACCGGATCATTACGAATAAGTGCTACGTCGCGAACCGGGAGACCGGCCGGGCGATGGCGCCTCTTGAGTCCGCCGAAGCAGGCATGATAGCCCTGCAGGAGCAGCCGGGGTACGGCGACGTGCTCAAGGACCCCGCCGCCTTCCTCGAGGAGTGCGGCGACGAAATCGTACACGCGTTCCGCAAGCTGTCGACGGCGGAGCGCGCGTGCATCCTGTTGCGCTCGGTTGAACGGTTCTCCTACCAGGAGATCGCGGAGATTCTGGAAATGCCCGTGGGGACGGTGATGACCCACCTGTCGCGCGGGCGGGCGAAACTGCGCAAGGAACTGCTGGATTACGCCGTCGAGGCGGGAGTGGTCCGGTCGTTTCCACGGTTGGTCCCTCGGCAAACACCTGGGGCGACGCAGCAATCAGAAAGAGGGACGATGTAATGGCGACTAATCACGAGAAACTGGTGACGGCGTACCTGGACGGCGAATTGTCCGCGGCAGAAGCCGCGGAACTCGACCAGTCGCTGACGCCGGAGCAAAAGGTCAATCTCGCGGGCGAGATCAAGTTCGAGCGCGCAATCGGCGAGCGCCTGGCGGGCGGCGCGAAGTGCCCGGACGAGTTGTGGCAGCGCACGATGGCGGCCGTCGGTGCGAAGGTGTCGCCTGTAGCCGAGTTCAGGCCACGGCGAAACTGGAAGTACGCGGTGACCGCGCTCGCCGCCATGCTTGCGCTGACGATGGCGGGCCTGCTGATCAACTACAACACGACGCAAACCCCCTCGATCCTTGCGATGGAGAAAGGAACAACCGTCGAGATGCTTCAGGCACTGGCGGAATTGGAAGGGCACGAAACCGACGACGTGAACGCGTATTTCAAGGAGCACGGCTTCGACCTTGCGATGACCACCGCGGACGTGCAGATTCCCGGCGACCACCATACCCCGCGCGTGCTGCTCGGAATGCGGCCGGCGAAGAACCGCGGCGAGGACGTCATGGAACTGCTGTTCAACTGCTGCGGACGGCCGCTGAAAGTCGTCGTCGCGAAGAAAGGCGGCGAGACTGCGCGCGAGATTGGCGACGCGATGGCCGAGGGCACCATTCAGGTGTCGCGCCGCGTGGGCGACTACGTGACCGCGCTGGTCGGCCGGCACGAGGCGCTGGGTCTGCTGGACTATCTGACCGAACCGGAAGAATCGGCGTAGTGGTCTGCGTCATTTGAATTTGGCGGTCCCAGTCACGTGGAATACCGCCCGGCACGGAGACCGGGCGCTACAAACATCTACAAAATCGATTGACGGGAACCAGTAGAGCCTGTACAAAGACATCAGGAAGGGATTATCGGGTGGGGCGAGGCTCCGTCCGAGCCGACTTGGGCAACTGGCCCTGACTCTTGGCTCGGACGGAGCCTCGCCCCACCCGTTGCTTCCCCATATGGCGAACCGAATTTGAATCGGGCCCTCCACTGGTAAAAACACGAATTCGGTGTATACTGACCGCCTTGGGCTGCAAGGCCCTTCGAGGCACGTGCTACGGGGAGCGCGGCGCCTGCGTGTCCGTGTGGGACGACGAACATGTGGGTTACCGTAGGAGGAGGGAGTGCCTATGGCGTTGTCAGGTGTGGGAGCGGTTTGCGTCAACCATCCATCAGTCGAGGCGGTGGGGCGGTGCAAGCAGTGCAGCAAACCGTTCTGCAATGCGTGCAAGATTCAGGGGCCGACGGGTTTCTTTTGCAGCGCGGAGTGCAAACAGAAACACGAGGTGTTCGTGAAGCGCGCGCAAGAACTCGATGTGAAGAAGGGCGGATTGGGGCTGGGGTATTTCCTCAGCAGAATACTCGGTTGGGCGGTCGCTATTCTCATTATTGCGGTCGTTCTCGGTGTGGTCGGAACGATATTCAGCATCCCTGTGCTCTCGCCGCTGGTCGAGAGCGTCAGGGGACGCATCGGTCTGTAGGAGGGCGTCATGGATTTAAGTCGTTTGAAGTGGCCGCTGATCATCATCGTCGTGGTTGGCCTGGGGTGGCTGGTGACCGACGGCGGGGTGCGCTTTCTGCGCGGGAAGTTCACCGAGGGGCAGGTCGGGGTCGATCCGAAACAGGACGAATTTAACGAGGCCGGGTTGTCGAACCTCGCGGGTTTCTTGATCAAGACGTTTCGATATTCTTCGGCAGAGATGGTGTTGCGCGACGCAATGGAGCGCTATCCAAATGGGAAGAACTATCTGCATAACCAATACCGGCTGGCGAAATGCAGAGAAAAGCAGGGCGATTACGAGGGGTGCATCGAGTTGTTGGCGAGTTTGCGCGACATGAACGCGCATTCGATGGACGATCGGGTCCCGGAGATCGATGTATTAAACCTCCGAATTGACAAGCTCGCGGAGACGCACGAACTCGGCGAAGTCGGTCAGCGGTGACGTTGCGGGATTGCGATCGTTGCGTGACCGTGTAGTCGGACGTATTCCTGTACTCGAATGCCTGCGCGCCGGAAAGCGACCGGCGCGCAGGCTTTTCCTTTTGCGCAATGCAAAGGACGTTGACGACATCTGCCACGCGGCGCACGGCGTGCCCATCGAAGAATGCGACCGCAACCGGCTCGATCAACTGTCCGGCGGCGTTGTGCATCAGGGCGTCGTGTTGGACGCGGACCCGTTACCGTTGCTGGATTCCGGCGCGTGGGCCAAAGGTGCGTTTCCGGACCAGGCCGTCGTCGTCATTCTCGACGGCGTTGAAGACCCGCACAACTTCGGCGCGATCGTGCGGTCCGCCGCGGCGTGCGGCGCGAACGCGGTCGTGTTCGGCAAGGACCGGTCGGCGCCGCTCTCCCCCGCCGCAATGAAGAGCGCGGCGGGCGCGATGGAATACATCGACCTCGTTCAGGCCACCAATCTCACGCGGGCCATCGACGACTTGAAGAAAGCCGGTTTCTGGATCGCGGGTCTCGATGCCGATGCCGACAAAACGATCTGGGAAGCGGATTTGAAAGGGCGTATCGGACTCGTCGTCGGCAGCGAGGGCAAGGGTATCCGCCGGCTCGTGCGCGAGCATTGCGACTTTCACCTGCGCATACCTCTCTCCGGACCCATTACATCGCTCAATGCGTCGGTCAGCGCGGCCATCGCCATCGCCGAATGCCTGCGCCAACGCCCGCCTCGCGTCTGATTTCGATCCGGTATGCATAATCTCGATGACGTACAACGCGACGAGCGGAGGCGCGGATGGACGTTCGATTCTACAATGATCTGGCCACATTCGACGCGATCGTTCGGCCGTTCCTGCTTCGCAACGAGGCGGAAAACAATGTCATGCTCGGCGTGCTGCGCCGCCGGCTGGCAGCACTGCGGAACGGAGTGCAGCTCGACGTGGAACCGCCGCTGCTGTGTATCATCGCCAATGGCGGCGACGTAGTTGGCGCGGCGATCCAGACTCCGCCGTATGGTCTTAACCTGACACAGTTGTGCCCGGACGCTTCTGACGCGCTGGTGGAGGCGCTTTCGAGCCGATCGGTCATGTTGAATGGCGTCCATGGCCCAAGCGAACTCGCTGCGAGCTTCGCATCGGTTTGGACAACGCGGCACGGTTTGACGATTACGCTGCACAAACCATTATTTCTCTACAAGCTGAATACGCTGCTTCCGTTTGCACTGCCGCCGGGAACCGCGGAACTCGCAACGCCAAAGGAAGCCGATCTGCTCTTGGCGTGGGAGTTGGCCCTCGACGAAGAGTTGGGCCTAATCGTGCGCATCGACAAGACGGACCTTCTCGATAAGGTTGCCGCGGGCACGATATTCGTATGGCGAACGGATGTCGCAGTCGCAACGGCGGGTTTTCGAGCTGCATCCGATACCGCAGCGCGCGTAGTCGGCGTGTACGTCCCGCCGGAGCATCGCCGGAGTGGATACGCCACAGCGCTTGTCGGAGCGATATCGGAACACCTGCTGCAAAGGGGATACCGAGACATCTTCCTCTTTACCGACGCGGAGGATGTTGGCCCAAATATTGTGTATACGCGCCTGGGCTACGAGCGCATGGGCGAGTTCACGGACTTTCGGTTCAGTACCCGCCGCTAGTGTGAAACGTACCTTGCGTGGGCGATTTCCCCGCTGCCGATTGCGCGAATCTGCCCCCGCGCGAGCGAAACGAGCGCAACGGTCTCGCCGTCGAACGTCATGAACTCGACCTCGAACCCCTCGTTTCCGTGGACAAGCACAACCGTTCCGACATCGCCTTTCTCGAGACCGTGTTCGGGCAAGTCAACTTCCAGTATCACCTGATCAAGTTCGTTAATCATGCTCGTGTCCTCGGCAGTGGAAACGCGGTCGCCAGTACTGGGGCAGTCTATCCGTTGCGGACAAACCAGCCGACCCGGACGTTTGGCCTCCGGCCATCCGGCGCGGCTAGCGGGCCGTCAATAGTATATGGAATTCCAAACGATGTTTCCTCGACAATCGTGACATCGTGCTCGCGAGCGTGTCGCTTGATGGCGTGCGCCAAGACCCACCATGCGCTGACCGAGAACCCAAACTGTCCGAAAAACGCCGCTTTGTGCCGCCCGCGTGCGTGAGAACTCGAAAGCAGATATTGCACGACTTTGCGTTCGGGAACGACTGCGTTTTCAACGTTAGGCAGCTTCACTTACCGCGAACCATGCGCAGCCATAGATCCGCCAGATCGACTTGTCAGCAACATGACAGTATGCTGTGGCAAGTCGTAACAATAACTCAGACTTTACAAATCAACACGTGAACATTCTCGGCATAGGGGGATACTCGCA from Candidatus Hydrogenedentota bacterium includes the following:
- the lexA gene encoding transcriptional repressor LexA yields the protein MAKGLTKRQQAILQFIIQCIRDNGMPPTIAEIGAKFDITSTNGVNDHLVALEKKGYIERSSKARSIHVLEKAAAGVYQTDVGMLPVLGRIAAGAPILAEENIETHIPVAASMTRPGAFALKVQGDSMIEDGIFDGDTIIVNPELRPKAGDIVVALVEDDATVKRFYRNGDTIELRPSNSTMQPMHFPARMVQIQGVVVGLQRSLS
- the rlmB gene encoding 23S rRNA (guanosine(2251)-2'-O)-methyltransferase RlmB, translating into MRDRVVGRIPVLECLRAGKRPARRLFLLRNAKDVDDICHAAHGVPIEECDRNRLDQLSGGVVHQGVVLDADPLPLLDSGAWAKGAFPDQAVVVILDGVEDPHNFGAIVRSAAACGANAVVFGKDRSAPLSPAAMKSAAGAMEYIDLVQATNLTRAIDDLKKAGFWIAGLDADADKTIWEADLKGRIGLVVGSEGKGIRRLVREHCDFHLRIPLSGPITSLNASVSAAIAIAECLRQRPPRV
- a CDS encoding RNA polymerase sigma factor — encoded protein: MSAAVARETAQEFMSQVERYRDEFYRYVVRTLWDSNMADDVFQSAVLSALENYHKFTPGTNFRAWVYRIITNKCYVANRETGRAMAPLESAEAGMIALQEQPGYGDVLKDPAAFLEECGDEIVHAFRKLSTAERACILLRSVERFSYQEIAEILEMPVGTVMTHLSRGRAKLRKELLDYAVEAGVVRSFPRLVPRQTPGATQQSERGTM
- a CDS encoding OmpA family protein produces the protein MKKLFIGVVAVMLLAGVASAADCGPKQWDDFSWWGNSGATPEPQPDTGAAICGGEPRSCYWWWPTEPASNSGDTELWGNRGVVYHCWEKPTPPTPPAPTPPPAPETIRTKPVFNNVLFDFDKSVLKPEGKAVVDQVVAEMKAHEKDTVVIEGHTCDIGTDEYNMGLGQRRADAVKSYMVENGIDAGRVSTVSKGESAPAVANDGAANRKLNRRAQFDITIVN
- a CDS encoding DUF4926 domain-containing protein, whose amino-acid sequence is MINELDQVILEVDLPEHGLEKGDVGTVVLVHGNEGFEVEFMTFDGETVALVSLARGQIRAIGSGEIAHARYVSH
- a CDS encoding GNAT family N-acetyltransferase — protein: MDVRFYNDLATFDAIVRPFLLRNEAENNVMLGVLRRRLAALRNGVQLDVEPPLLCIIANGGDVVGAAIQTPPYGLNLTQLCPDASDALVEALSSRSVMLNGVHGPSELAASFASVWTTRHGLTITLHKPLFLYKLNTLLPFALPPGTAELATPKEADLLLAWELALDEELGLIVRIDKTDLLDKVAAGTIFVWRTDVAVATAGFRAASDTAARVVGVYVPPEHRRSGYATALVGAISEHLLQRGYRDIFLFTDAEDVGPNIVYTRLGYERMGEFTDFRFSTRR